One window from the genome of Glycine soja cultivar W05 chromosome 12, ASM419377v2, whole genome shotgun sequence encodes:
- the LOC114378822 gene encoding toll/interleukin-1 receptor-like protein yields the protein MASNTIIQCSPSTHTKRKYDVFVSFRGEDSHNNSTGFLFEALQKKGIDAFRDDAGLNKGESIAPKLLQAIEGSRLFVVVFSKNYASSTWCLRELAHICNCIEISPRHVLPIFYDVGPSKVRKQSGSYEKPLPNTKKDLVRIKRRWRNCKD from the coding sequence aTGGCTTCTAACACTATCATCCAATGCAGTCCTTCAACTCATACAAAAAGGAAATATGACGTGTTTGTGAGCTTCCGTGGTGAAGACTCACACAACAACTCCACTGGTTTTCTCTTTGAAGCTCTCCAAAAAAAAGGCATTGATGCCTTCAGAGATGATGCAGGTCTCAACAAAGGAGAATCCATAGCACCCAAGCTGCTTCAAGCCATTGAAGGGTCTCGCCTTTTCGTTGTGgtgttctcaaagaactatgcTTCCTCTACTTGGTGCTTGCGTGAACTAGCACACATCTGCAACTGCATTGAAATATCGCCAAGACATGTTTTGCCTATTTTTTACGATGTTGGTCCATCAAAGGTGCGAAAACAAAGTGGAAGTTATGAGAAGCCTTTGCCCAACACGAAGAAAGATTTAGTGAGGATAAAGAGAAGATGGAGGAATTGCAAAGATTGA